From one Dyella sp. 2HG41-7 genomic stretch:
- the queD gene encoding 6-carboxytetrahydropterin synthase QueD — MHIFKVFQIEAAHRLPNVPAGHKCARLHGHSFRIEIHVVGEPDPTLGWVMDFADVKTAFAPLYEQLDHHYLNDIEGLENPTSEMLARWIWRHLEPSLPGLDKVVVHETCTSGASCSRTNF, encoded by the coding sequence ATGCATATTTTCAAAGTCTTCCAAATTGAAGCGGCTCACCGCTTGCCCAACGTGCCGGCGGGGCACAAGTGCGCGCGTCTGCACGGGCATTCTTTTCGCATCGAAATTCATGTCGTCGGCGAACCGGATCCGACACTCGGTTGGGTGATGGATTTCGCCGACGTCAAAACCGCGTTCGCGCCGTTGTACGAACAGCTCGATCACCACTACCTCAACGACATCGAAGGCCTGGAAAACCCCACCAGCGAAATGTTGGCGCGGTGGATCTGGCGCCACCTCGAGCCGAGCCTGCCGGGATTGGACAAAGTGGTGGTGCATGAGACCTGCACCTCGGGCGCCAGCTGCTCACGAACGAATTTTTGA
- the atpG gene encoding F0F1 ATP synthase subunit gamma, whose product MAGGREIKSKIKSTQNMRKVTRALEMVSASKIRKAQDLMKASRPYARTMRKMIAHVAHASTDFQHPFMTERSDVARVCYVVVTTDRGLCGGLNSNLFRRLLPAIREWQDKNVQVDVVAIGQKAVQFFRRLKGVNLIGSATHLGERPKVEQLIGVIKVVLDSYTEGKLDRVFLAYNDFVNTMTQKPTIDALLPLPAVAAEMEAQKVAGATLEQSHDWDYIYEPDAATVLEHVMTRYIESVVYQAALENLASEHAARMVAMKSASDNATKVIGELTLSYNKARQAAITQEISEIVGGAAAV is encoded by the coding sequence ATGGCAGGCGGACGCGAAATCAAATCCAAGATCAAGAGCACGCAGAACATGCGTAAGGTGACGCGCGCGCTCGAAATGGTCTCGGCCTCCAAGATCCGCAAAGCGCAGGATCTCATGAAGGCCTCGCGCCCGTATGCGCGCACCATGCGCAAGATGATTGCGCACGTCGCGCACGCCAGCACCGATTTCCAGCATCCGTTCATGACCGAGCGCAGCGACGTCGCGCGCGTGTGCTACGTCGTGGTCACCACCGATCGCGGATTGTGTGGCGGTCTTAACTCGAACTTGTTCCGTCGTCTGCTGCCCGCGATCCGCGAGTGGCAAGACAAGAACGTGCAGGTCGACGTCGTGGCCATCGGTCAGAAGGCTGTGCAGTTCTTCCGCCGCCTCAAGGGCGTCAACCTGATCGGCAGCGCCACGCACCTGGGCGAGCGCCCGAAGGTGGAGCAGCTGATCGGCGTGATCAAGGTGGTGCTGGATTCGTACACCGAAGGCAAGTTGGACCGCGTGTTTCTCGCCTACAACGACTTCGTCAACACGATGACGCAGAAGCCGACCATCGATGCGCTGCTGCCGCTGCCGGCAGTCGCCGCCGAGATGGAAGCGCAGAAGGTTGCGGGCGCGACGCTGGAGCAGTCGCACGACTGGGATTACATCTACGAACCCGATGCGGCCACCGTGCTTGAGCACGTGATGACGCGTTACATCGAATCGGTGGTGTATCAGGCGGCGCTGGAAAACCTCGCCAGCGAACACGCCGCGCGCATGGTCGCGATGAAGTCCGCGTCGGACAACGCGACCAAGGTGATCGGCGAATTGACGCTCAGCTACAACAAGGCGCGTCAGGCGGCTATCACGCAAGAAATTTCCGAAATCGTAGGTGGTGCAGCAGCGGTGTAA
- a CDS encoding F0F1 ATP synthase subunit B has product MEFNATLIGEMIAFAILIWFCAQFVWPHLNKAIEERQLKIAEGLNAAERAHAELKAADNKAAAEVKQARQQATEIIDRAQQQANQILDKARADAVTEINRQKAAAQEEIASMAQRAREELRERVGALAVQGASKIVQREIDPAAHKAMLDQLATEI; this is encoded by the coding sequence ATGGAATTCAACGCCACTCTAATCGGCGAAATGATCGCATTCGCGATCTTGATCTGGTTCTGCGCGCAATTCGTCTGGCCGCATCTCAACAAGGCCATCGAAGAGCGTCAGCTGAAGATCGCCGAAGGTCTCAACGCGGCCGAGCGTGCGCACGCGGAATTGAAGGCTGCCGACAACAAAGCGGCGGCCGAGGTCAAGCAGGCGCGTCAGCAAGCGACCGAGATCATCGATCGCGCGCAGCAGCAGGCCAACCAAATTCTGGACAAGGCCCGCGCCGACGCCGTGACCGAGATCAATCGCCAGAAGGCGGCCGCGCAGGAAGAAATCGCTTCGATGGCGCAGCGCGCACGCGAAGAATTGCGTGAACGCGTCGGCGCGCTCGCCGTGCAAGGCGCATCGAAGATCGTGCAGCGCGAAATCGATCCGGCTGCGCACAAGGCGATGCTCGACCAGCTCGCGACCGAGATCTAA
- a CDS encoding ATP synthase subunit I, translating to MLNSLTSGRRLALRLLLWQLVVAIVVGLAFSVRGFRWAIAAAAGATIVALGTALLSTRLFGQVSHAGLAFFRFLTGMLLKWVVIVGGLIIVMVKFKLPPLAAITGLVAAYAVNLLAFRFKG from the coding sequence GTGCTCAACAGCTTAACCTCCGGTCGGCGCCTTGCTCTGCGATTGCTGTTATGGCAGCTAGTCGTGGCCATAGTCGTGGGCCTCGCTTTCTCGGTACGTGGGTTCCGATGGGCGATAGCGGCGGCAGCGGGGGCGACGATCGTGGCGCTGGGGACCGCGCTGCTGTCGACGAGGTTGTTTGGGCAAGTGAGTCATGCTGGTTTGGCATTTTTTCGCTTCCTGACGGGCATGCTCCTGAAATGGGTGGTGATCGTCGGGGGGCTGATCATCGTCATGGTTAAATTCAAATTGCCGCCGCTGGCCGCCATCACGGGGTTGGTGGCTGCTTACGCGGTTAATCTTCTAGCGTTCAGATTTAAAGGTTGA
- the atpA gene encoding F0F1 ATP synthase subunit alpha gives MSSTTLNPSEISELIKNRIEQFKLGAEARNEGTIISVSDGIVRIHGLADVMQGEMIELPGNAFALALNLERDSVGAVVLGEYQHLREGDTAKTTGRILEVPVGPELLGRVVDALGNPIDGKGPITSKITSPIEKVAPGVVWRKSVDQPVQTGYKSVDSMIPIGRGQRELIIGDRQTGKTALAIDAIINQKDSGIKCVYVAIGQKRSSIANVVRKLEENGALANTIVVVASASESAALQYIAPYSGCAMGEFFRDRGEDALIIYDDLSKQAVAYRQISLLLKRPPGREAYPGDVFYLHSRLLERAARVSEEYVEKFTNGEVKGKTGSLTALPIIETQAGDVSAFVPTNVISITDGQIFLETDLFNAGIRPAVNAGISVSRVGGAAQTKIVKKLSGGVKLALAQYRELAAFAQFASDLDPATRAQLDRGQRVTELMKQPQYAPLSIAELALSVYAAEKGYLDDLPVNKVLPFEKGLHAFFHQNYGDLMKKIVATGDWNNDIEATFKSGLDEFKKTGSW, from the coding sequence ATGTCCAGCACCACTTTGAATCCGTCCGAGATCAGCGAGCTGATCAAGAACCGCATCGAGCAGTTCAAGCTTGGCGCGGAAGCCCGCAACGAAGGCACGATCATCAGCGTGTCCGACGGCATCGTGCGCATCCACGGCCTTGCCGACGTGATGCAGGGCGAAATGATCGAATTGCCGGGCAACGCGTTTGCGCTGGCGTTGAACCTGGAGCGCGACTCCGTCGGCGCCGTGGTGCTGGGCGAATACCAGCATCTGCGCGAAGGCGACACCGCCAAAACCACTGGCCGCATTCTCGAAGTGCCGGTCGGTCCGGAACTGCTGGGCCGCGTGGTCGACGCGCTGGGCAATCCGATCGACGGCAAGGGCCCGATCACCAGCAAAATCACCTCGCCGATCGAAAAGGTCGCGCCGGGCGTGGTGTGGCGTAAGTCGGTCGATCAGCCGGTGCAGACCGGTTACAAGTCCGTCGACTCGATGATCCCGATCGGCCGCGGTCAGCGCGAGCTGATCATCGGCGACCGTCAGACCGGCAAGACCGCGCTGGCCATCGACGCGATCATCAACCAGAAAGATTCCGGCATTAAGTGCGTGTACGTGGCCATCGGCCAGAAGCGCTCGTCGATCGCCAACGTGGTGCGCAAGCTCGAAGAAAACGGCGCGCTGGCCAACACCATCGTGGTGGTGGCTTCGGCTTCCGAATCGGCCGCGCTGCAATACATCGCGCCGTACTCCGGCTGCGCCATGGGCGAATTCTTCCGCGACCGCGGCGAAGACGCACTGATCATTTACGACGATCTGTCCAAGCAGGCCGTGGCCTACCGCCAGATCTCGCTGCTGCTAAAGCGCCCGCCGGGCCGCGAAGCGTATCCGGGCGACGTGTTCTATTTGCACTCGCGTCTGCTTGAGCGCGCTGCTCGCGTTTCGGAAGAGTACGTCGAGAAGTTCACCAACGGCGAAGTGAAGGGCAAGACCGGTTCGCTGACCGCGCTGCCGATCATCGAAACGCAGGCCGGTGACGTGTCCGCGTTCGTGCCGACCAACGTGATCTCGATCACCGACGGTCAGATCTTCCTGGAAACCGACTTGTTCAACGCCGGTATCCGTCCCGCCGTGAACGCCGGTATCTCGGTGTCGCGCGTGGGCGGTGCGGCGCAGACCAAGATCGTCAAGAAGCTCTCCGGCGGCGTGAAGCTGGCGCTGGCGCAGTACCGCGAACTGGCTGCGTTCGCACAGTTCGCGTCGGATCTCGATCCGGCCACGCGCGCCCAGCTCGACCGCGGTCAGCGCGTCACTGAGCTGATGAAGCAGCCGCAGTACGCGCCGCTTTCGATCGCCGAACTGGCGCTGTCCGTGTACGCCGCCGAAAAGGGCTACCTGGACGATCTGCCGGTGAACAAGGTGCTGCCGTTCGAGAAGGGCTTGCACGCCTTCTTCCACCAGAACTACGGCGACCTGATGAAGAAAATCGTCGCCACCGGCGATTGGAACAACGACATCGAAGCAACGTTCAAGTCCGGCCTGGACGAGTTCAAGAAAACCGGTAGCTGGTAA
- the atpB gene encoding F0F1 ATP synthase subunit A: MASEPGGLTEYIRHHLEHLKPPHVSEGGFWSVHVDSVTVSLVLGIMFCFWFWLKARRATAGVPGKGQAFLEIVLEFVDGQVKDVFHGDRRFLGPLALTVFVWVFLMNAMDLLPVDLLPWITSKFGLGHFRPVPTADVNMTFAMSITVLLLVIFYSFKAKGLSGYAHELFTAPFGKWFFPFNFALNLVELASKPVSLAMRLFGNMYAGELVFLLIAGLFSAGSWVLFGMGIIGYAVWGIFHILIISIQAFIFMVLTIVYISMAHDHH; this comes from the coding sequence ATGGCGAGCGAGCCGGGCGGTCTTACCGAATACATCAGGCACCATTTGGAGCATCTGAAGCCGCCGCACGTGAGCGAAGGTGGCTTCTGGTCGGTACACGTCGATTCCGTCACGGTGTCGCTGGTGCTCGGCATCATGTTCTGCTTTTGGTTCTGGCTGAAGGCGCGCCGGGCGACCGCGGGCGTGCCGGGCAAAGGTCAAGCGTTCCTCGAGATCGTGCTTGAGTTCGTCGACGGTCAGGTTAAAGACGTTTTCCACGGCGATCGCCGCTTCCTCGGCCCGTTGGCGCTGACGGTGTTCGTGTGGGTGTTCCTGATGAACGCCATGGACTTGCTGCCGGTCGATCTGCTGCCGTGGATCACGTCCAAGTTCGGTCTGGGTCACTTCCGCCCGGTGCCGACGGCCGACGTCAACATGACGTTCGCGATGTCGATCACCGTGCTGTTGTTGGTGATCTTCTACAGCTTCAAGGCCAAAGGCCTGAGCGGGTATGCGCACGAGCTGTTCACTGCGCCGTTCGGCAAGTGGTTCTTCCCCTTCAACTTCGCGCTGAACCTGGTGGAGCTCGCCTCCAAGCCGGTCAGTCTGGCGATGCGACTGTTCGGCAACATGTACGCGGGCGAGCTGGTGTTCTTGCTCATCGCGGGTCTGTTCAGCGCCGGCAGCTGGGTTTTGTTCGGCATGGGTATTATCGGTTATGCGGTGTGGGGCATCTTCCACATCCTGATCATTTCGATCCAAGCCTTCATCTTCATGGTGCTCACCATCGTGTACATCTCGATGGCTCACGATCACCACTGA
- the pgi gene encoding glucose-6-phosphate isomerase, which produces MSALREKAAWRALETNQQELAKRHLRDLFEADPGRAERYRAEAAGWRLDYARHRIDDQALQHLFALARECGVEARRDAMFAGEKVNTTEQRAALHVALRTPARKSIKVDGVNVVPDVYATLKRMRAFADRIRDSSWLGFSGRPIRNIVNIGIGGSDLGPVMAYEALRHFSDRKLQIRFVSNVDYTDFAEAVHDLRPDETLFIVASKTFTTLETMTNAHSARDWLMAAANGDKGAVAKHFVALSTNEKAVEEFGISTQQMYGFWDWVGGRYSMDSAIGLSTMIAIGPDAFSEMLAGFHAMDEHFRTAPLERNLPVIMGLLGVWYTDFFDAATVAVLPYEQYLKRFPAYLQQLTMESNGKHVTIEGATVDYNTGPIYWGEPGTNGQHSFYQLIHQGTRLIPCDFIGFGQSLNPYGRHHDLLLANMIAQAEALAMGKTLEQVRAEGIDEHLAPHRVFEGNRPSSLLLAERLTPQALGSLVALYEHIVFTQAAIWDINPFDQWGVELGKQLAVRVVDEIESPRKPLNHDSATNAAIAWYRKARRKAEPAGAAAVAKAQRKVLVIDIGGSHVKAMLTGNPREVEIKSSRKLTPAEMVKQLRASIRGWKYDAVSIGYPGPVIHERIAREPYNLGKGWVGFDFNKAFGCPVKVVNDAAMQALGSYEGGRMLFLGLGTGLGSAFVVDGIVEPMELAHLPYKKGTYEDYVGARGLKQHGKKKWHAHVFDVIAQLSAALEPDYVVLGGGNVRHLSELPAGVRRGDNHNAFAGGFRLWENNT; this is translated from the coding sequence ATGAGCGCGCTGCGCGAGAAGGCAGCATGGCGCGCGCTGGAGACGAACCAGCAAGAACTGGCAAAACGACATTTACGCGATCTGTTCGAGGCCGATCCCGGCCGCGCCGAGCGCTATCGCGCCGAAGCGGCCGGCTGGCGTCTGGATTACGCCAGGCACCGCATCGACGATCAAGCGCTGCAGCACTTGTTCGCCTTGGCGCGCGAGTGCGGCGTCGAAGCGCGGCGCGATGCGATGTTCGCAGGCGAGAAGGTCAACACCACCGAGCAACGTGCGGCGTTGCACGTTGCTCTGAGAACGCCGGCGCGCAAGTCGATCAAGGTCGATGGCGTCAACGTGGTGCCGGATGTGTATGCCACGCTCAAGCGCATGCGCGCGTTCGCCGATCGCATTCGCGATAGCAGCTGGCTTGGTTTCAGCGGTCGGCCGATTCGCAACATCGTCAATATCGGTATCGGCGGATCGGATCTGGGTCCGGTGATGGCTTACGAGGCGTTGCGTCATTTCAGCGATCGCAAGCTGCAGATTCGCTTCGTCTCCAACGTCGACTACACCGACTTCGCCGAAGCGGTGCACGATCTGCGTCCGGACGAGACGTTGTTTATCGTTGCGTCGAAAACGTTCACCACGCTGGAAACCATGACCAATGCGCACAGCGCGCGCGATTGGTTGATGGCTGCGGCGAACGGCGACAAGGGTGCGGTGGCGAAGCACTTCGTGGCTTTGTCCACTAACGAGAAAGCCGTCGAAGAATTCGGCATTTCCACCCAGCAGATGTATGGCTTCTGGGATTGGGTGGGCGGTCGCTACTCGATGGATTCGGCGATCGGTCTGTCGACCATGATCGCCATCGGGCCGGATGCGTTTTCCGAGATGCTCGCCGGCTTTCACGCGATGGACGAACATTTCCGCACTGCGCCGCTGGAGCGCAATCTGCCCGTGATCATGGGCTTGCTAGGCGTGTGGTACACGGATTTCTTCGACGCCGCGACAGTGGCGGTGCTGCCGTACGAGCAGTATCTGAAGCGTTTTCCCGCGTACTTGCAGCAACTCACGATGGAATCAAACGGCAAGCACGTCACCATCGAGGGCGCGACGGTCGACTACAACACGGGGCCGATTTATTGGGGCGAGCCGGGTACGAACGGGCAGCATTCGTTCTATCAGCTTATCCACCAGGGCACGCGATTGATTCCGTGCGACTTTATCGGTTTCGGCCAGTCGCTCAATCCGTATGGGCGTCATCACGATCTGCTGTTGGCGAACATGATCGCGCAAGCCGAAGCGCTCGCGATGGGCAAAACGCTGGAACAAGTGCGCGCGGAAGGTATCGACGAGCATCTGGCGCCGCATCGTGTATTCGAAGGCAATCGTCCGTCCAGTTTGTTGTTGGCGGAACGTCTTACGCCGCAGGCGTTGGGCAGTTTGGTGGCGTTGTACGAACACATCGTGTTTACGCAGGCGGCGATCTGGGACATCAACCCCTTCGATCAATGGGGCGTGGAGCTCGGCAAGCAGCTCGCGGTGCGCGTGGTGGACGAAATCGAATCGCCGCGCAAGCCGCTCAATCACGACAGCGCCACCAACGCGGCGATCGCGTGGTATCGCAAAGCGCGTCGCAAGGCGGAACCGGCTGGCGCCGCGGCCGTCGCCAAGGCGCAACGCAAAGTGCTGGTTATCGATATCGGCGGCAGCCATGTCAAAGCGATGTTGACCGGCAATCCGCGCGAAGTGGAAATCAAATCCAGCCGCAAACTCACGCCGGCGGAGATGGTCAAGCAATTGCGCGCCAGCATTCGCGGTTGGAAATACGACGCGGTGTCGATCGGTTATCCTGGTCCGGTGATTCACGAACGCATCGCGCGCGAGCCCTACAACCTTGGCAAAGGATGGGTGGGTTTCGATTTCAACAAAGCGTTCGGATGTCCCGTCAAAGTCGTCAACGACGCCGCGATGCAGGCGCTCGGCAGTTATGAAGGCGGCCGCATGTTATTCCTGGGCCTTGGCACGGGATTGGGTTCCGCATTTGTCGTCGACGGCATCGTCGAGCCGATGGAGCTGGCGCATCTGCCGTACAAAAAAGGCACGTACGAAGATTACGTTGGCGCACGCGGCCTCAAGCAACACGGCAAAAAGAAATGGCACGCGCACGTGTTCGATGTCATCGCGCAGTTGAGCGCGGCGCTTGAGCCCGATTACGTCGTGCTCGGCGGCGGCAACGTGCGTCATCTCAGCGAATTGCCAGCGGGCGTACGCCGCGGCGACAACCACAACGCCTTCGCGGGCGGCTTCCGGTTATGGGAGAACAACACATGA
- a CDS encoding F0F1 ATP synthase subunit delta produces MAAQSITLARPYARAAFELAQAEGALAVWSHALAFAAEVARDARVAALSTDPRVLPEQLVALHLPEGMKADSAFGKFLGELAEQHRMSLLPDIGALYETYKRESESQLLVKITSAMALDAAQAEQLKESLKRRFKREIELETQVDPSLLGGVVIDTGSEVIDGSARGRLQRLASALTN; encoded by the coding sequence ATGGCCGCCCAGTCGATCACTCTCGCTCGTCCTTACGCCCGCGCCGCTTTCGAGCTGGCGCAGGCCGAAGGTGCGCTCGCCGTTTGGTCACACGCATTGGCGTTCGCCGCCGAAGTGGCGAGGGACGCGCGCGTGGCCGCGCTCAGCACCGATCCGCGCGTATTGCCGGAACAGCTCGTCGCGCTGCATCTGCCCGAAGGCATGAAGGCGGACAGCGCGTTTGGCAAGTTTCTCGGCGAGTTGGCCGAACAGCATCGCATGTCGCTGCTGCCGGACATCGGCGCGCTGTACGAAACCTATAAGCGCGAATCCGAGTCGCAGTTGCTGGTGAAGATCACCAGCGCGATGGCTCTGGATGCCGCGCAGGCCGAGCAGCTCAAGGAGTCGCTCAAGCGCCGCTTCAAGCGCGAGATCGAACTGGAAACCCAGGTCGATCCTTCGCTGCTGGGTGGCGTGGTGATCGATACCGGCAGCGAAGTGATCGACGGCTCCGCCCGCGGTCGCCTGCAACGCCTGGCCAGCGCGCTCACGAATTAA
- a CDS encoding phasin family protein, whose protein sequence is MTQQLNTQVFAYAKQLADNAFKAHVLAIKGLEQVAELQLAALEKQTQATADFIVQAAEVRDIDALRGLWEKGTSLSREQAESAVSVTKEVVAVAQKTAESLNALLQEQQKATSEAVAAPVAAIKKAAAAK, encoded by the coding sequence ATGACTCAGCAACTGAACACCCAGGTTTTCGCCTACGCCAAGCAGCTGGCTGACAATGCATTCAAGGCTCACGTCCTGGCCATCAAAGGTCTGGAGCAGGTTGCCGAACTGCAGCTCGCAGCGCTGGAAAAGCAGACCCAGGCTACGGCTGATTTCATCGTCCAGGCGGCCGAAGTGCGCGACATCGACGCGCTGCGCGGTCTCTGGGAAAAGGGCACCTCGCTGAGCCGCGAACAGGCTGAAAGCGCCGTTTCCGTGACCAAGGAAGTGGTCGCCGTGGCCCAGAAGACGGCCGAATCTCTCAATGCGCTCCTGCAAGAACAGCAGAAGGCCACCAGCGAAGCGGTTGCCGCTCCGGTTGCCGCCATCAAGAAAGCTGCTGCCGCCAAGTAA
- the zwf gene encoding glucose-6-phosphate dehydrogenase codes for MTATTLVILGASGDLTQRLLMPALYRLHALGLTRDLRIVGYAKEPWSRARFEQHIHKALQSFAQDFKPAQWNRFRRQIDYVGGELTADDLRALKDSLSPATLFYLALPPPLFGTAAEALGEAGFAKAPRNGWRRLIVEKPFGTDLASAEALRQAMHAHWEEEQILRIDHFLGKETTQNLMVFRFANRFIEPIWNAQHIEQVQITYAETLGVEKRAAYYDHSGALRDMLQNHLMQLFSLTAMAPLGEWDAEVLRNHKVEVLRSVVPITAATVNAHAVRGQYRAGHLGRKKLIGYRSEPGIPRRSNTETFAALRFEVDNWRWRGVPFYLRSGKRLASNYSEIAVQFREVPGALPKAIKAGNNWMIFRIRPTEQMDLMVTAKQPGLELSGRPLVLTAPYATPDHREFSAYEQLLMDAIEGDRTHFLRFDEVEWAWRLLTPVLEAWQSGTPDFYAAGSEGPSTQKRLLDPGHVWRPIADNGDA; via the coding sequence ATGACGGCGACAACGCTGGTGATTCTCGGGGCAAGCGGCGATCTCACCCAGCGATTGTTGATGCCGGCGTTGTATCGCCTGCATGCGTTGGGATTAACCCGCGATCTGCGGATCGTGGGTTACGCCAAAGAGCCGTGGAGTCGCGCCCGATTCGAGCAGCACATCCACAAAGCGCTGCAGTCGTTTGCGCAAGATTTCAAACCGGCGCAGTGGAACCGCTTTCGTCGGCAAATCGATTACGTCGGCGGCGAACTCACCGCCGACGATCTGCGTGCGCTCAAAGATTCGTTGAGTCCCGCGACACTGTTCTATCTCGCGTTGCCGCCGCCGCTGTTCGGCACGGCGGCCGAAGCGCTGGGCGAGGCCGGATTCGCCAAAGCGCCGCGCAATGGTTGGCGTCGGTTGATTGTCGAAAAGCCTTTCGGTACGGACTTGGCGTCTGCCGAAGCGCTGCGTCAAGCCATGCATGCGCATTGGGAAGAAGAACAGATCCTGCGAATCGATCACTTCCTCGGCAAGGAAACCACGCAGAATTTGATGGTGTTCCGCTTCGCCAATCGCTTTATCGAGCCGATCTGGAATGCGCAGCACATCGAGCAAGTGCAGATCACCTACGCAGAAACGCTGGGCGTGGAGAAGCGCGCGGCCTATTACGACCATTCCGGCGCGCTGCGCGACATGTTGCAGAACCATCTCATGCAACTTTTCAGCCTGACGGCGATGGCGCCGTTGGGCGAATGGGATGCGGAGGTGTTGCGCAATCACAAAGTCGAAGTGTTGCGTTCGGTGGTGCCGATTACCGCGGCGACGGTGAATGCGCACGCGGTGCGCGGTCAATATCGAGCAGGACATCTAGGCCGCAAGAAACTGATCGGTTATCGCAGCGAGCCAGGCATCCCGCGTCGGTCGAACACCGAAACGTTTGCGGCGTTGCGTTTTGAAGTGGACAACTGGCGCTGGCGCGGTGTGCCGTTCTATTTGCGCAGCGGCAAGCGGCTGGCGAGCAATTATTCGGAAATCGCGGTGCAGTTTCGCGAAGTACCGGGTGCGTTGCCCAAGGCGATCAAAGCGGGCAACAACTGGATGATTTTTCGCATTCGCCCGACCGAACAAATGGATTTGATGGTCACCGCAAAGCAACCCGGTCTGGAACTTTCCGGTCGTCCGCTAGTGCTGACCGCGCCTTACGCGACGCCCGATCACCGCGAATTCTCGGCCTACGAACAATTGCTGATGGACGCCATCGAAGGCGATCGCACGCACTTCTTACGCTTCGATGAAGTGGAGTGGGCATGGCGTTTGCTCACGCCGGTGCTCGAAGCGTGGCAAAGCGGCACGCCGGATTTTTACGCCGCTGGTTCCGAGGGGCCAAGCACTCAGAAGCGCTTGCTCGATCCTGGACATGTGTGGCGTCCGATCGCCGACAACGGCGACGCTTAA
- the atpE gene encoding F0F1 ATP synthase subunit C, whose amino-acid sequence MIVELVAHIAQVQSFTAIALGLIIGFGALGACIGIGIMGSKFLEAAARQPELVPLLQGRMFLLAGLIDAAFLIGVALAMYFAVANPLLGNLAQAAAGH is encoded by the coding sequence ATTATCGTGGAACTAGTCGCTCACATTGCTCAGGTCCAGAGCTTCACCGCCATCGCTCTCGGCTTGATCATCGGCTTCGGCGCACTTGGCGCTTGTATCGGTATCGGCATCATGGGCTCGAAGTTCCTCGAAGCAGCCGCTCGCCAGCCTGAACTGGTTCCGCTGTTGCAGGGCCGTATGTTCCTGCTCGCCGGCCTGATCGACGCGGCGTTCCTGATCGGCGTGGCGCTGGCCATGTACTTCGCCGTGGCGAACCCGCTGCTCGGCAACCTCGCGCAGGCGGCTGCCGGTCACTAA
- the gnd gene encoding phosphogluconate dehydrogenase (NAD(+)-dependent, decarboxylating) gives MSADKAQKGALQLGFVGLGRMGLNMVRRMQDAGIDCVVFDTHVDARKEAASHGATAAESIQDLVAKLKAPRAVWLMLPTAVVDAVLDQLVPLLSAGDTVIDGGNSHYVEDLRRAEALGKHKVMYVDVGVSGGVWGRERGYCQMIGGPEEAYKRLEPAFAALAPGVEAAPRSESRSGEPSPAEKGYLYCGQNGAGHFVKMVHNGIEYGLMAAYAEGLNVLKNANAGKQQRNADAETAPLENPERYQYDFPIGDVVELWRRGSVIGSWLLDLTADEMARDSTLKNYTGRVSDSGEGRWTAQAAIDEGVPVPVLTAALFGRFTSQGNDLYANKVMSAMRHAFGGHAEIKTDNKG, from the coding sequence ATGAGCGCGGATAAAGCGCAGAAAGGCGCATTGCAGCTCGGCTTCGTCGGGTTGGGGCGCATGGGCCTGAATATGGTTCGCCGCATGCAGGATGCGGGCATCGATTGCGTGGTGTTCGATACGCACGTTGACGCGCGCAAAGAAGCGGCGAGTCACGGCGCGACGGCAGCGGAATCGATCCAGGATCTGGTCGCGAAACTCAAAGCGCCACGCGCGGTGTGGCTGATGTTGCCGACCGCCGTGGTGGATGCGGTGCTCGATCAGCTCGTACCGCTATTGAGTGCGGGCGATACCGTGATCGACGGCGGCAATTCGCACTACGTCGAAGACCTGCGGCGCGCCGAGGCGCTGGGCAAACATAAAGTGATGTATGTCGATGTCGGCGTGAGTGGCGGCGTGTGGGGCCGCGAGCGTGGCTATTGTCAGATGATCGGCGGTCCCGAAGAGGCGTACAAACGTCTTGAGCCCGCGTTCGCCGCGCTGGCGCCGGGCGTTGAGGCCGCACCACGCAGTGAAAGCCGCAGCGGCGAACCGTCGCCCGCCGAAAAGGGTTATCTCTACTGCGGACAAAATGGCGCCGGTCACTTCGTAAAGATGGTCCACAACGGCATCGAATACGGCTTGATGGCTGCGTATGCCGAAGGCCTCAATGTGCTGAAGAATGCCAACGCGGGTAAGCAGCAGCGCAATGCCGATGCGGAAACCGCGCCGTTAGAAAATCCGGAGCGCTATCAGTACGACTTCCCGATTGGCGACGTGGTGGAGTTGTGGCGTCGCGGTAGCGTGATCGGTTCGTGGTTGCTCGATTTGACGGCCGACGAAATGGCGCGCGATTCGACGCTGAAAAACTACACCGGTCGCGTTTCGGATTCCGGCGAAGGTCGTTGGACGGCGCAGGCGGCGATCGACGAAGGCGTGCCGGTACCGGTCCTTACGGCTGCGTTGTTCGGGCGATTCACGTCGCAAGGCAACGACCTTTACGCCAACAAAGTCATGTCGGCGATGCGACATGCGTTTGGCGGACATGCCGAGATCAAGACCGACAACAAAGGATAA